The Sporichthyaceae bacterium genomic sequence CCAGGCCGCCTCGGCGGCGGCCGGGGCGTGCCCGGCATGCATCGGGAACGCGATCTTCTCGATCCACGGGTGATTGCCGTCGGTCATGAACGAGTGCCCGGCGCCGTCGTGCACCACCACGTCGTGCTCGATACCCAACGCGGTCAGGTGATCCTCCAGCCGCGCCGCGTGCCGGCGGAACGGGACGTCCCGCGACCCGTACGCGGCGACCACGGGGCACACGTTGCGCAATGTCTCGGCGTTCTTGCCCACCGCGCCGTAGTTCACCGAGGCCGCCCGCAGGCCGAACGGGCCGCTGGCCGCGAAGATCAGGGCGAACCCGCCGCCCATGCAGAACCCGATGACCGCGAGCCGTTCGTCGTCCACATCCGGCCGGCCGGCCAGCCAGGCCCGGGCGGCCTCGATGTCCGCGGTCACCCGGCCCGGCTTGCCGCCGGCCATCTCGGCCATGGCCCGGGCCAGGCAGCCGACCCGGATGCCGTGGTCGAACAGGTCCGGCACGACGGCCACCCAGCCGCGTGCGGCGAACCGATCGGCGACCCGGTTCATCTCCGGGGAGGGCCCGAAGACATCGGTGAGCACCACGATGCCGGGTCGCTGCCCGCCCGGCTCCGCGGGTACCGCGACGTCGGCGCCGAGCGTGGAACCGTCGGGGAGCGGGATGCGCTGCTTGGTGGTCACGCGACAATTCTGCTCACCCCGGAAAACGACCGGCCGCCGGCGCGCCCCGGAGGGGATAGCGCCGAGAGCTAACCGGCACCGCACCAAACGACATGACGGAGAGTCAGATGAAGCGCCACGCTCATGCGCAGACGACGGAACAGAAGGTCGCGGCGGTACTGGCCGGGCTGCGCGGCGACCGTGAGCACAGCGAGGTCTGCGCGCAGCACGAAATCGACGAGCGGACCTACGCCGCCTGGATGCAGGGCTTCCTGTCCGGCGGTCGTGAGGCGCTCGCCCGGATGGCCGTGGAGACGGCGGCGAGCAATGCCCATGCCGGGCACGCGCACCTACCGCACCTGCCGGCCTGGCTGCGACGCACCCGGGGCGAGACGCGTTTGCACGTGGTGCTGGCGGTGCTGGCGGCGATCCTCCTGCAGGCGGTGCTGCCGGACCGTTTGGCACTGCACCCGGTGTGGCTGTTGCCCGCGCTGGAGGTGGTACTGCTGATCGTGCTCACCGTGTTCAACCCGATGCGGATGACGCGGAGCACACCGTTGCAGCGGGCCACCGGTTTGTTCCTGTGTGGCCTGGTCGTGGCCGCGAATGCGTTCTCCGGCATCCGCCTGGTGCACGACATCCTCACC encodes the following:
- a CDS encoding dienelactone hydrolase family protein gives rise to the protein MTTKQRIPLPDGSTLGADVAVPAEPGGQRPGIVVLTDVFGPSPEMNRVADRFAARGWVAVVPDLFDHGIRVGCLARAMAEMAGGKPGRVTADIEAARAWLAGRPDVDDERLAVIGFCMGGGFALIFAASGPFGLRAASVNYGAVGKNAETLRNVCPVVAAYGSRDVPFRRHAARLEDHLTALGIEHDVVVHDGAGHSFMTDGNHPWIEKIAFPMHAGHAPAAAEAAWARTFAFLDRQVSRR
- a CDS encoding transposase, yielding MKRHAHAQTTEQKVAAVLAGLRGDREHSEVCAQHEIDERTYAAWMQGFLSGGREALARMAVETAASNAHAGHAHLPHLPAWLRRTRGETRLHVVLAVLAAILLQAVLPDRLALHPVWLLPALEVVLLIVLTVFNPMRMTRSTPLQRATGLFLCGLVVAANAFSGIRLVHDILTGHGTKDPNTLFGSGASIYLTNVIAFSLLYWELDRGGPVARANATDPHPDFLFAQMASPEVADPNWEPTFGDYLYTSLTNATAFSPTDTLPLTLWAKTLMGIQSVVALGVVGLVVARAVNILS